A region from the Mesorhizobium sp. J8 genome encodes:
- a CDS encoding class I SAM-dependent DNA methyltransferase: protein MTDGKHNGSLSAAYAATRPDEVAAVYDSWAETYDADMSAAGYRHPTICLALLARHLPRAAEPLLDAGAGTGLIGEWLAITGYPRVEALDISQGMLDKAGAKGVYAALHRLAMGDALPFADGAYAGVISAGVFTSGHVGVEGLDELIRICRPGGVIVLTVKNTLWDAGFAERIAELEARGAISRLEETRPYASMPGEGDTVPSRCLALRVG, encoded by the coding sequence ATGACGGACGGCAAGCACAACGGCTCACTAAGCGCGGCCTATGCCGCGACCCGGCCGGACGAGGTCGCCGCGGTCTATGACAGTTGGGCCGAGACGTACGACGCCGACATGTCGGCCGCCGGCTATCGCCATCCGACGATCTGCCTGGCGCTGCTGGCCCGCCACCTGCCGCGCGCCGCCGAACCCTTGCTCGACGCCGGCGCCGGCACCGGCCTGATCGGCGAGTGGCTCGCCATCACCGGCTATCCGAGGGTCGAGGCGCTCGACATCTCGCAAGGCATGCTGGACAAGGCCGGCGCCAAGGGCGTCTACGCGGCGCTGCACCGCCTGGCGATGGGCGATGCTCTGCCCTTCGCCGACGGCGCCTATGCCGGCGTCATTTCGGCGGGTGTCTTCACCTCGGGCCATGTCGGGGTCGAGGGCCTGGACGAACTGATCCGCATCTGCCGCCCGGGCGGCGTCATCGTGCTGACGGTAAAGAACACGCTGTGGGATGCCGGTTTCGCGGAGCGGATCGCCGAGCTGGAAGCCCGCGGTGCGATAAGCCGCCTCGAAGAGACACGGCCCTATGCCTCGATGCCCGGCGAGGGCGACACCGTGCCGAGCCGTTGTCTGGCGCTGCGCGTCGGCTGA